A DNA window from Gillisia sp. Hel1_33_143 contains the following coding sequences:
- a CDS encoding SCO family protein — MTVKFQLILLIIMGLLTSCEDQNRHLPILGNKEVANNEEDTIYHSIPYFSFIDQDSLTITSNTFTDKIYVADFFFTSCPTICPIMKNQMQRVYEKFKGNKNVAFLSHSIDPSHDSVPVLKTYAEDLDINNGQWHFVTGNREEIFAIAENHYMVSAQEDPSAPGGAIHSGAFILIDKQKRIRGYYDGTNTEEVDKLIEDIPILLNNY, encoded by the coding sequence ATGACTGTGAAATTTCAACTTATTCTTTTAATAATAATGGGTTTGCTTACCTCTTGTGAAGATCAAAATAGACATTTGCCTATTCTTGGAAATAAGGAAGTAGCCAACAATGAGGAAGATACAATTTATCACTCTATCCCCTATTTTAGCTTTATAGATCAGGATAGTCTTACAATTACGTCCAATACATTTACAGATAAAATTTATGTAGCAGATTTCTTCTTTACATCCTGCCCCACCATCTGCCCAATAATGAAAAACCAAATGCAACGGGTATATGAGAAATTTAAGGGAAATAAAAATGTAGCTTTCCTATCTCACAGTATTGACCCATCTCACGATAGCGTACCAGTATTAAAAACATATGCAGAAGATCTTGATATTAATAATGGTCAGTGGCACTTTGTTACTGGTAATAGAGAAGAAATCTTTGCTATAGCCGAAAACCACTATATGGTAAGTGCCCAAGAAGATCCTTCTGCCCCTGGCGGAGCAATTCATAGTGGTGCGTTTATATTAATTGACAAACAAAAAAGGATTCGCGGGTATTATGATGGGACCAACACAGAAGAAGTCGATAAGCTGATTGAGGATATTCCGATACTGCTTAACAATTATTAA
- a CDS encoding heavy metal translocating P-type ATPase — translation MKHTYHIHGMTCDGCRTHVEKTLSNVEGVTSTSVNLEKEEVSIEMESHIPIEKFQDALKNDGGTYSIHKPGEHKHTSEKKSEKLKGQGTGTFYCPMHCEGDKTYDKPGDCPVCGMDLIEEKKLSATPSGQWTCPMHPEIVKDAPGDCPICGMDLVPMEPDLSAEEKSYKKLIKKFWIAVGFTLPILIIAMSDLLNNNPLVSILKVEYWNWIQLALSLPVVFYASWMFFERAYRSIITWNLNMFTLIGIGTGVAWLFSVFGMFFPDFFPAQFKTDAGTVFVYYEATTVILTLVMLGQVLEARAHSKTNSAVKELLKLAPNKAIKVIDGEEQEVAIDDIEIGDILRVKPGDKIPVDGVLSEGQTSIDESMITGEPIPVSKAEGDKVSSGTINGNQSFLMKAEKVGADTLLSQIIQMVNDASRSRAPIQKLADTFSSYFVPIVVLISVITFAVWAIWGPEPAYVYALVNAIAVLIIACPCALGLATPMSIMVGVGKGAQNGVLIKNAEALEKMDKVDTLIVDKTGTITEGKPAVEQIGVFGDGFRENEILHFIASLNSSSEHPLAEATLKYGKEQNTEISKTENFSAVTGKGVEGTVDGKKLDLGNAKMMEHANATISSQMETEAQSYQKRGKTVSYLSVDGKVSGFVVIGDKIKETSAKAIKELQAKGIAVIMMTGDNHDTAQAVAGDLDLADFKAGMLPQDKLEEVKKLQEKGKVVAMAGDGINDAPALAKSDVGIAMGTGTDVAIESAAITLVKGDLHGIVKARNLSEAVMKNIKQNLFFAFIYNTVGIPIAAGVLYPFFGLLLSPMIAALAMSLSSVSVIINALRLRTKKIN, via the coding sequence ATGAAACATACCTATCACATACACGGAATGACCTGCGACGGTTGCCGAACGCACGTCGAAAAAACGCTTTCTAATGTAGAAGGTGTAACCAGTACATCGGTCAATTTGGAAAAAGAAGAGGTCTCCATAGAAATGGAATCACATATCCCCATTGAAAAATTTCAAGATGCCCTTAAAAATGATGGCGGTACATATTCCATCCACAAACCGGGCGAGCACAAACATACTTCAGAAAAAAAATCTGAAAAATTAAAAGGTCAAGGCACAGGTACGTTTTATTGCCCAATGCACTGCGAGGGAGATAAGACTTATGATAAACCAGGCGATTGTCCAGTGTGCGGAATGGATTTGATTGAAGAAAAAAAACTCTCTGCAACACCGAGTGGACAATGGACCTGTCCTATGCATCCAGAGATAGTAAAGGATGCGCCGGGAGACTGCCCTATTTGTGGGATGGATCTTGTGCCGATGGAACCTGACCTTTCCGCAGAAGAGAAGAGCTACAAAAAACTTATTAAAAAGTTTTGGATTGCCGTAGGATTTACATTGCCCATTTTGATTATTGCAATGTCAGATTTGCTCAATAACAATCCCTTAGTTTCCATTTTAAAAGTTGAATATTGGAATTGGATTCAATTAGCACTATCTCTGCCGGTTGTATTTTATGCCTCCTGGATGTTCTTTGAACGTGCGTATCGTAGTATTATAACGTGGAATTTAAATATGTTCACGCTCATTGGTATAGGTACAGGGGTTGCTTGGTTATTTAGCGTGTTTGGGATGTTTTTTCCAGATTTTTTTCCAGCCCAGTTTAAGACGGATGCTGGAACCGTTTTTGTTTATTATGAGGCCACGACGGTTATTCTGACATTAGTTATGTTGGGGCAGGTTTTAGAAGCACGTGCACATAGTAAAACCAATTCTGCAGTAAAGGAACTCTTGAAACTGGCGCCAAATAAAGCCATTAAAGTCATCGATGGGGAAGAACAAGAGGTTGCTATTGATGATATTGAAATTGGTGATATACTTCGGGTAAAACCGGGCGATAAAATTCCAGTTGACGGAGTTTTATCAGAAGGGCAAACTTCTATTGATGAATCGATGATTACCGGCGAACCGATTCCGGTAAGCAAGGCCGAAGGAGATAAAGTTAGTAGTGGAACAATAAATGGTAACCAGTCTTTTTTGATGAAGGCCGAAAAAGTGGGAGCAGATACCCTACTCTCCCAAATCATTCAAATGGTTAATGATGCGAGTCGCAGTCGTGCGCCAATTCAAAAACTAGCAGATACATTTTCCAGTTATTTTGTGCCAATTGTGGTTCTTATTTCCGTGATTACATTTGCCGTTTGGGCAATATGGGGTCCAGAACCAGCTTATGTATATGCTTTGGTTAATGCTATTGCTGTTTTGATTATAGCATGCCCCTGTGCATTGGGTCTTGCCACGCCAATGTCTATAATGGTAGGTGTAGGTAAGGGCGCTCAGAATGGGGTGCTTATAAAAAATGCCGAAGCTCTTGAAAAAATGGACAAGGTAGATACACTTATCGTGGATAAAACAGGTACTATTACTGAAGGGAAACCAGCGGTTGAACAAATAGGAGTTTTTGGAGATGGCTTTCGCGAAAACGAAATACTACATTTTATCGCATCGCTTAATAGTTCAAGTGAACATCCACTTGCTGAAGCTACTTTGAAATATGGAAAAGAACAGAATACCGAAATCTCAAAAACTGAGAACTTTAGTGCAGTCACAGGTAAAGGAGTTGAAGGAACAGTTGATGGTAAAAAACTCGATTTAGGAAATGCTAAAATGATGGAGCACGCCAATGCAACTATTTCATCACAAATGGAAACCGAAGCACAATCCTATCAAAAACGAGGTAAAACAGTTTCCTATTTGTCCGTTGACGGCAAAGTCTCGGGCTTTGTAGTAATCGGCGATAAGATAAAAGAGACCAGTGCCAAAGCAATCAAAGAGCTCCAAGCCAAAGGTATTGCAGTGATTATGATGACGGGTGATAACCACGATACCGCTCAGGCTGTTGCGGGTGATCTTGATCTTGCCGACTTCAAAGCAGGAATGCTACCACAAGATAAGTTAGAAGAAGTCAAAAAATTACAGGAAAAAGGAAAGGTGGTAGCAATGGCAGGTGACGGCATAAACGATGCTCCAGCATTGGCAAAAAGCGATGTAGGTATAGCAATGGGAACTGGAACGGACGTTGCAATTGAAAGTGCCGCTATAACCTTGGTCAAAGGGGATTTACACGGTATAGTTAAAGCAAGGAATCTGAGTGAAGCCGTAATGAAAAACATCAAACAGAACCTGTTTTTTGCATTTATATATAACACGGTGGGAATTCCTATAGCTGCAGGAGTATTGTATCCCTTTTTCGGGCTATTGCTTTCCCCAATGATTGCAGCCTTGGCAATGAGTCTTAGTTCGGTCTCTGTAATTATAAATGCATTGCGGTTACGAACAAAGAAAATTAATTAA
- a CDS encoding PH domain-containing protein: MDSLSKAIFENKQLDIDSLPRYGEVKFSSLNPKYLVKLNIITTAGALIFLVGLGAGYVLVENYRGLLAFLAILFLLIFFGSYYRNFQLQKRNGYAIRERDIIFKRGFIYKKTTVVPFNRVQHVSTGRDILDKFLGISTLRVFTAGGSGSDIGIPGLLPKITSGLKEEISKRTSSHD; this comes from the coding sequence ATGGATTCTTTAAGTAAGGCAATTTTTGAAAATAAGCAACTGGATATAGATTCACTACCCAGATATGGAGAAGTGAAGTTTTCTTCACTTAATCCGAAATATCTCGTTAAACTAAATATAATCACAACTGCTGGTGCCTTGATATTTTTGGTAGGGCTTGGTGCAGGATATGTGCTTGTGGAAAACTATAGAGGCTTATTGGCATTTTTGGCGATCCTGTTTTTGCTAATTTTCTTTGGCTCTTACTATCGTAACTTTCAATTGCAGAAAAGAAACGGCTATGCAATCCGGGAAAGGGATATAATCTTCAAACGGGGCTTTATTTACAAAAAAACTACAGTAGTACCTTTTAACCGAGTGCAACATGTTTCTACGGGCAGGGATATATTGGACAAATTTTTAGGAATTTCAACTTTACGGGTTTTTACGGCCGGGGGTTCAGGAAGCGATATCGGAATTCCTGGTTTGCTACCCAAAATTACGAGTGGCTTAAAGGAAGAAATTTCGAAAAGAACATCTTCTCATGATTAG
- a CDS encoding GAF domain-containing sensor histidine kinase gives MINKTLSADLQKDIDNVAQIGSISSILNVICRTTGMRFSAIGRVTEEKWITCASQDEINFGLKPGDELEIETTICNEIRQHSSPVIIENVSKSVEYCEHHTPAKYGFQSYISFPIFRKNGMFFGTLCALDTEPAKLDNKETKELFKLYTELISFHLDAIEELIELNTSLKEEKRIGELRETFIAILGHDLRNPVGTTRMCADILLNTELSEFARRQAKTIKSTSYRMQNLIDNLLDFAKGHLGDGIKLEISDNQRNLKKAIKQVENEIKTINSDHKISSIIVLDEKVACDTNRIGQLYSNILGNAIKHGFMDKPILTEIKTENGIFYLSVSNFGDKISESKQLDLFKPFFTTNSENNKSGLGLGLYISSEIAKAHGGKIEVDSSDEMTTFTFSMPVINAAHFRLSQIADIPLKGRVLETKKQLKKPTRCLP, from the coding sequence ATGATAAACAAGACTTTAAGCGCTGATCTACAGAAAGATATTGATAATGTTGCCCAAATTGGCAGCATTTCTTCTATTTTAAATGTAATATGTAGAACGACAGGAATGAGATTTTCTGCTATTGGTAGAGTAACAGAAGAAAAATGGATTACTTGTGCTTCTCAGGACGAAATAAACTTCGGACTAAAACCGGGAGATGAATTAGAAATAGAAACCACAATATGTAACGAAATACGACAGCACAGTTCTCCAGTAATTATTGAAAATGTGTCTAAAAGTGTAGAATATTGTGAGCATCATACTCCTGCGAAATATGGATTTCAAAGCTATATTTCATTTCCGATTTTCAGAAAAAATGGAATGTTTTTTGGAACTTTATGTGCTCTTGATACTGAACCTGCAAAACTTGATAATAAGGAAACAAAGGAATTATTTAAACTTTACACTGAATTAATTTCTTTTCATTTAGATGCAATTGAAGAGCTAATTGAACTTAATACAAGTTTAAAAGAAGAAAAAAGAATAGGTGAACTTCGGGAAACTTTTATAGCAATTTTAGGGCATGATTTAAGAAATCCAGTTGGTACTACTAGAATGTGCGCTGATATATTATTAAATACAGAACTGTCGGAATTTGCTAGAAGACAAGCGAAAACTATTAAATCTACTTCTTACAGAATGCAAAATTTGATAGATAATTTATTAGATTTTGCAAAAGGGCACTTGGGTGATGGGATTAAGTTAGAAATTTCAGATAATCAACGAAATTTGAAAAAAGCTATAAAACAAGTTGAAAATGAAATTAAGACAATTAATTCTGATCATAAAATCAGTTCAATCATAGTTTTAGATGAAAAAGTTGCTTGTGACACTAACAGAATAGGACAACTTTATTCAAATATTTTAGGGAATGCTATTAAACATGGTTTTATGGACAAACCAATATTGACAGAAATAAAGACTGAAAACGGGATTTTCTATTTATCGGTATCAAATTTTGGAGATAAAATATCCGAAAGCAAGCAACTGGATTTATTCAAACCATTTTTCACGACGAATTCTGAAAACAATAAATCGGGATTAGGGTTGGGACTTTATATCTCATCTGAAATAGCAAAGGCTCATGGAGGAAAAATTGAGGTAGATTCGTCAGATGAAATGACAACTTTTACTTTTAGCATGCCAGTAATAAATGCTGCGCATTTTCGGCTGTCACAAATAGCGGATATTCCATTGAAGGGTAGGGTTTTGGAGACCAAGAAACAACTAAAAAAGCCGACAAGATGCCTTCCCTAA
- a CDS encoding PH domain-containing protein produces the protein MISSNFYEPNRQSKTGVILVFGSSLYHLVRNLWFLGVYFFMEELDVQMIMISIVGAAIFLVLALGYSILYYLKFIFFIDREREEFVLQKGVFSSETISVPFDKIQQVNFKRNLLQRIIGVYSILIETAGSKEKEVEIKALSKVKAEQLSELLMSHIKTKIDRTIPEDEQVETTTDWQYSLNVLQLLKLGLSSNYLRGLLLLLTFYLTLKDQIFLRQVFPDEISVVGNNGFTFTPWTILLMLLAVLIVTVADTFIKYFNLHLKKTDLGLQVEMGLRKNKKVSLKAKRVQSIEISSNPIQQRLDLHKLKISLATSADDSEKSVITIPGISQKFILRIKDYIHNTQIKQISQIVPNSMLIFRKIIRGLFPLLLLPLLIGYYELNFRLEWIILGIAGYTILLAGYQFLFFRSLKLSISKGFIVKYSGVWRRKQQHLEMWKLQSVSIIQPLWYKKQGLADLVFHSAAGDIYFEVIDENQAKPLMDYLLYKIESTSGEWM, from the coding sequence ATGATTAGCAGCAACTTTTATGAGCCGAACCGACAATCAAAAACAGGGGTTATACTTGTTTTTGGCAGCAGCCTTTATCATCTTGTTAGAAATTTATGGTTTCTGGGGGTTTACTTTTTCATGGAAGAACTGGATGTTCAAATGATCATGATTTCTATTGTTGGAGCTGCAATCTTTCTTGTTCTTGCTCTAGGCTATAGTATCCTTTACTATTTAAAATTTATTTTTTTCATTGACCGGGAAAGAGAAGAATTTGTACTCCAAAAAGGGGTTTTTAGCTCAGAAACTATAAGTGTCCCTTTTGATAAAATACAGCAAGTTAATTTCAAGAGAAACCTGCTTCAGCGAATAATTGGTGTTTATAGCATTTTGATTGAAACTGCTGGGAGTAAAGAAAAAGAGGTCGAGATTAAAGCTCTTTCTAAGGTAAAAGCGGAGCAACTCTCCGAACTTCTGATGAGCCATATCAAAACAAAAATAGATCGAACAATTCCTGAAGATGAACAAGTGGAAACTACTACAGATTGGCAATATTCTTTAAACGTTCTCCAGCTTTTAAAACTCGGGTTAAGCAGCAACTACCTCCGTGGACTGCTATTATTGCTCACTTTTTATCTCACTCTGAAAGATCAGATTTTTTTGAGACAAGTCTTTCCAGATGAAATAAGTGTGGTGGGTAATAACGGTTTTACCTTTACCCCTTGGACGATTCTACTGATGTTATTAGCGGTATTGATTGTTACTGTAGCTGATACTTTTATAAAATATTTTAATCTTCATTTAAAAAAAACAGATCTGGGGCTGCAGGTGGAAATGGGACTTCGAAAGAATAAAAAGGTGAGCCTGAAAGCGAAAAGAGTACAGTCAATAGAAATTTCCAGCAATCCTATTCAACAACGGCTTGACCTCCATAAGTTAAAAATCTCTCTGGCAACCAGTGCGGATGATTCGGAAAAAAGTGTAATTACAATTCCAGGTATATCACAAAAATTTATTTTAAGGATTAAGGATTACATCCATAACACTCAAATCAAGCAAATTTCTCAAATCGTTCCGAATAGTATGTTGATATTTAGAAAAATTATTCGTGGTCTCTTTCCTTTGTTGCTGCTTCCTTTACTCATAGGATATTATGAACTTAATTTCAGATTAGAATGGATAATTCTTGGGATAGCGGGTTATACTATTCTTTTGGCGGGGTATCAATTTCTCTTTTTTCGTTCTTTAAAGCTGTCTATTTCTAAAGGATTTATCGTAAAGTATTCTGGCGTGTGGAGAAGAAAGCAGCAGCATCTGGAAATGTGGAAACTACAATCTGTTTCAATAATACAGCCACTCTGGTATAAAAAACAAGGTCTGGCAGATTTGGTTTTCCATTCAGCGGCAGGAGATATTTACTTTGAAGTAATAGATGAAAATCAAGCAAAACCACTCATGGATTATTTACTGTACAAAATAGAAAGTACATCAGGGGAATGGATGTAG
- a CDS encoding vitamin K epoxide reductase family protein yields MATEKQNPSNQNPQKTEKKHGKMGKRGVTRPMSDMKMDGGNGMMMDSGQRKEMLIAHHKQTLWVYWVVILLGVWMIFSPLTFDYGNNVVSPSGGRDVWLSLADRIAAMRWSDIISGLLLIFFGWRSLKPNRPYSVWIACFVGIWISMAPLIFWAPTAIAYYNGTMVGALVIALTILIPGMPNMIMYMKMGGDLPTGWSYNPSSWPQRWIMIVLAFMGWIAARYLAAFQLGYVDYAWDPFFGDGTLNVLNSDMSHSWPVSDAALGSFAYTLEFLMGFMGATSRWRTMPWMVTFFGILVIPLGFVSIFLVVSQPLTVGAWCALCLFTAAVMLPMIPLQIDEVIAMWQHMVQRKRKGDSLWKVFWKGGDAITTKMDERSPGLVELHESPWKVFKSSIWGMTAPWQLTVATLLGLWLMFSPTVFGVGIETRAADLNHLGGALVVVMAVVAMAEVLRTFRYLNVLLGLALILLPWFIDDGNISLNVSSSISGLIIMMLSFSKGTIREKYGLWDKYIK; encoded by the coding sequence ATGGCAACTGAAAAACAGAACCCAAGTAATCAGAATCCCCAAAAGACAGAAAAGAAACACGGGAAAATGGGAAAACGAGGAGTCACTCGGCCAATGTCTGATATGAAAATGGATGGGGGGAATGGAATGATGATGGATTCTGGGCAACGGAAAGAGATGTTGATCGCACACCATAAACAGACTCTTTGGGTGTATTGGGTGGTTATACTTTTAGGGGTATGGATGATTTTTTCCCCGCTTACTTTTGATTACGGAAATAATGTGGTATCTCCTAGCGGCGGAAGGGATGTCTGGCTTTCCCTTGCAGACCGTATAGCGGCAATGCGCTGGAGCGATATCATAAGTGGTTTGTTATTAATATTTTTTGGCTGGCGCTCCCTAAAACCGAATAGGCCTTATAGCGTCTGGATTGCCTGTTTTGTAGGAATATGGATAAGCATGGCTCCATTAATATTTTGGGCCCCTACGGCCATAGCATATTATAATGGAACCATGGTTGGTGCTTTGGTAATCGCCCTAACCATTCTAATCCCTGGAATGCCGAATATGATTATGTATATGAAAATGGGAGGTGATTTGCCCACAGGTTGGTCTTATAATCCTTCGAGTTGGCCACAACGATGGATTATGATCGTTCTTGCATTTATGGGTTGGATAGCCGCCCGTTATTTGGCGGCATTTCAGTTAGGCTACGTGGATTACGCCTGGGACCCATTCTTCGGTGATGGCACTTTAAATGTTCTAAATTCAGATATGTCACATTCCTGGCCGGTATCGGATGCCGCTTTGGGATCTTTTGCATACACCTTGGAATTTTTAATGGGCTTTATGGGAGCCACTTCTCGATGGCGTACAATGCCGTGGATGGTCACTTTTTTCGGTATTTTGGTTATTCCACTAGGATTTGTCAGTATTTTTTTAGTGGTATCCCAACCCCTAACCGTGGGAGCTTGGTGTGCACTTTGCCTATTCACCGCAGCGGTAATGCTGCCAATGATTCCATTGCAGATCGATGAAGTGATCGCCATGTGGCAGCATATGGTACAAAGAAAACGCAAGGGAGATTCTTTATGGAAGGTCTTCTGGAAAGGAGGGGATGCAATAACAACAAAAATGGATGAACGTTCTCCTGGACTTGTCGAACTCCACGAAAGCCCCTGGAAGGTATTTAAATCCTCTATTTGGGGAATGACTGCTCCTTGGCAATTGACCGTCGCCACACTCCTGGGACTATGGTTGATGTTTTCCCCTACTGTGTTTGGTGTGGGAATAGAAACCCGCGCGGCGGACCTAAATCATTTAGGTGGTGCCTTGGTTGTGGTAATGGCAGTAGTTGCTATGGCAGAGGTCTTGAGGACCTTCCGCTATCTGAATGTGCTGTTGGGCTTAGCACTGATTTTATTGCCTTGGTTTATTGATGACGGAAATATATCGCTCAACGTCAGTAGCAGTATAAGTGGTCTTATTATTATGATGCTTTCTTTTTCCAAAGGCACCATTAGGGAAAAATATGGCTTATGGGATAAGTATATTAAGTAG
- a CDS encoding multicopper oxidase family protein, whose protein sequence is MDIEELDRRKFIKLGSTGAAVLLSWPFLNSCEGLSSKKNESSDPNFEPDLDIDLTAKESQVPFFQGSSTNVWMFEAKLNTGDPNPVQHLDGSYLGPILRVQKGQKLRIRFKNQLPEKSIVHWHGMHVPEKYDGHPKDVIENGETYIYEFEIMNRAGTYWFHPHPHGRTGPQVYNGLAGMLIVSDDEEEKLNLPKGEFDIPIVIQDRAFDEDNQLLYLNRGRMDKMMGFLGNQIFINGRPDKTLSLKSGSTYRLRLLNASNSRFYKLGWSDGTPLTVIGIDGSLLEKPRSMPYMMLGVAERVDIWLDLKDKPKGTELTLKSLSFSAGMMSMGMMGQMRSNLPLGSEYDVLTISLDESGNNSFILPEKLIVFNKIDPSEAINVKNPRTFKFFMQRMQWTINGRTWEETEVAGEEIVKLNTTEIWQLVNSGGGMMGNGGMMGGKGMMGNGGMMNGGMMQMPHPIHIHQVQFNILERDTSDMDPEVWNSVREGFIDDGWQDTVLLMPGMKIKIIMRFEDFKGLFLYHCHNLEHEDMGMMRNYKIE, encoded by the coding sequence ATGGATATTGAAGAGCTTGATCGTAGAAAATTTATAAAATTGGGCAGCACGGGAGCCGCTGTTCTCCTCTCGTGGCCCTTTCTAAATTCTTGCGAAGGACTTTCATCTAAAAAAAATGAAAGTTCAGATCCTAATTTCGAACCAGATCTGGATATTGATCTTACCGCCAAGGAAAGTCAAGTACCCTTTTTTCAAGGAAGTTCCACAAATGTTTGGATGTTTGAGGCCAAATTGAATACCGGCGACCCCAATCCGGTTCAACACCTAGACGGTAGTTATCTAGGCCCAATACTGCGTGTGCAGAAAGGCCAAAAGTTAAGGATCCGTTTTAAAAACCAGTTGCCTGAAAAAAGTATTGTGCATTGGCACGGTATGCACGTACCGGAAAAATATGACGGCCATCCCAAAGATGTTATAGAAAATGGGGAAACCTATATTTATGAATTTGAGATTATGAACCGTGCGGGCACGTATTGGTTTCACCCACATCCACACGGGCGCACAGGTCCACAGGTCTACAATGGACTGGCAGGAATGCTTATAGTTAGTGACGATGAGGAAGAGAAACTGAACCTGCCCAAAGGTGAATTTGATATTCCAATTGTCATTCAGGACAGGGCATTTGATGAGGATAATCAGCTCCTATATCTGAACAGGGGGCGAATGGATAAAATGATGGGCTTTTTAGGAAACCAAATTTTTATTAATGGAAGGCCAGATAAAACATTATCCTTAAAATCCGGTTCTACATATCGGTTAAGACTACTTAATGCATCAAATTCACGTTTTTATAAACTCGGTTGGTCTGATGGAACACCGCTTACCGTGATCGGGATTGACGGCAGTCTTTTGGAAAAGCCACGATCGATGCCCTATATGATGTTGGGAGTGGCTGAACGTGTGGATATATGGCTGGATTTAAAAGATAAACCTAAAGGAACCGAACTGACTTTGAAAAGCCTGTCCTTTTCGGCAGGGATGATGAGCATGGGCATGATGGGTCAAATGAGAAGTAACCTTCCGCTGGGCAGTGAATATGATGTATTAACGATTTCTTTGGATGAATCGGGAAACAACAGTTTTATACTTCCTGAAAAACTCATTGTTTTTAATAAAATAGATCCTTCCGAAGCCATAAATGTGAAAAATCCAAGAACCTTCAAATTTTTTATGCAACGCATGCAATGGACCATCAATGGTAGGACCTGGGAGGAAACAGAGGTGGCAGGTGAAGAAATCGTAAAATTAAATACCACCGAAATATGGCAGTTGGTAAATAGTGGTGGTGGCATGATGGGTAATGGTGGTATGATGGGCGGAAAAGGAATGATGGGAAACGGCGGCATGATGAATGGCGGTATGATGCAAATGCCCCATCCCATTCATATACATCAGGTTCAATTCAATATTCTGGAAAGGGATACATCGGATATGGATCCTGAGGTGTGGAATTCCGTAAGGGAGGGATTTATAGATGACGGCTGGCAGGATACGGTATTGCTAATGCCCGGAATGAAAATAAAGATCATCATGCGTTTTGAGGACTTTAAGGGCTTGTTTCTTTATCACTGCCATAATTTGGAGCACGAGGATATGGGCATGATGCGGAACTATAAAATAGAGTAG